The Vespula vulgaris chromosome 4, iyVesVulg1.1, whole genome shotgun sequence genome has a segment encoding these proteins:
- the LOC127062983 gene encoding cyclin-dependent kinase 12 isoform X2: MPSSRDIERGERNGRFRSRRRSSAGSDVNRHSFESSDKSRHRRHGKSKSSGKKKKKRSRDKSVESVPTVASSIVKPLVEYSDVSSEDLSEPEAGEIQSEDSRGNSYTDGDVPETVLQRRYYRSSPQRTLGASPISLSPSPPVQHRHSNRHYSSNEQQPATSMHSGTPEYEEESRRYARRKEKKHKREKKKKRSLSPSSSIGKKKKRKSKRCSHSLSPHHITEEIIISPDHEKPVENWSESPPLPLKDSTSPISPATPQEQRCLSDVELELLRQPRNVTPPPLSPVRQTESPHTPLLPPRATTPIGNKTSASTRKHSPERQKHSPNMHTRHSPASPNATTSSTRRRPHSPSPARRRDHSPPRRRDFSPMLHRTRHSPSPSTLRRREFSPSPVSHRRRGGDPPTSPSASKRRRKEGGSDRRYRHHEKDRRDKRKSRSIRSPTGSRLTLPLSRSRSRSLGRWTRKIQSRSRSRSRRRSRSPKKSRSPSKSHKSSRKHKSKSPRPSRIPSPSPHRSRARSPTSITARNLRVQAKISETSLFAELVKDRNMRELAYKKLQAAKEKAVNQDEVQIIEGTDEKDSSTGVSENKSNFDNKSKSLGYKDPSKSSNETIKSVDIINIPVPVTEDNNLAGRTPPLPILSTHSTPSNPMPRTSAPSHTIVRTSPTMSVSNNCHATITITNSPSIPANMSAQAPPLPQPETRNTSGLSHVPVPVPIPVPVPSTVLANLSVPPPPIPIPVPAPNTVMSKFNSPNNLVPLKSVDPPKPPIVAFKTKSLSRLPLPPGINQNDLENIDSPPSHSPSPPSKAQMKFPSSTPKPPQKKSIKDLPMPPVVPGSEDLSGEEDPNATPPQHVIERVTPKPKLKRPKILKRRGSRNCHTPMSASGGKDWGERCVDVFEVIAQIGEGTYGQVYKAQDKRAGVLVALKKVRLENEKEGFPITAVREIKILRQLNHKNIVNLREIVTDKQDALDFRKDKGSFYLVFEYMDHDLMGLLESGMVDFNEMNNASIMKQLLDGLNYCHSKNFLHRDIKCSNILMNNKGEVKLADFGLARLYNAEDRQRPYTNKVITLWYRPPELLLGEERYGPAIDVWSCGCILGELFSKKPLFQANVEMMQLEMISRICGTPTPAVWPSVIKLPLWHTLKPKRSHRRRLREEFSFMPAPALDLLDKMLELDPEKRITAADALKSNWLKNVQPEQMPAPQLPTWQDCHELWSKKRKRQLRDQHESSAGRMPLLTLPNRGGPHRAIEDISDVGGSSKRLKMEAGYNSHANRLNTESHYGGDGLFNQSGPFLVSPSSYYYNSSPSMKVSNNPKGDITSHITEGNAENTLARKLSILTNALNQGKPIRVDDLMSLRSDNETDPKVVQLLGDLHAELRLAGNTRPSGQLESHIPILNPPSIDKKMVPVGSFDAHAVYAGDDAVSSGRWSQLATIGVRSALSALMSCYGLETCNPSPSITRPPGKLSTNLEHNLFHPSTSS; this comes from the exons ATGCCTAGCAGTCGTGACATCGAAAGAGGAGAACGTAATGGGAGATTTCGATCAAGGAGGAGAAGTAGTGCAGGCAGTGATGTAAATCGTCATAGCTTTGAAAGCTCCGATAAAAGCAGACATAGACGGCATGGCAAGAGTAAAAGTTCtggcaaaaagaagaagaagaggtcaCGTGACAAATCTGTAGAAAGTGTACCGACTGTAGCTTCTTCTATTGTGAAACCATTGGTGGAATACTCTGATGTAAGTAGCGAAGATTTATCAGAACCAGAAGCAGGAGAAATTCAATCAGAGGATAGCAGAGGTAATAGTTATACGGATGGAGATGTACCTGAAACAGTTCTGCAAAGGAGGTATTACAGAAGTAGTCCTCAACGAACTCTTGGAGCATCACCAATTAGTCTTTCACCTTCTCCTCCAGTACAGCATAGACATTCTAACAGACATTATTCATCAAATGAACAACAACCCGCAACAAGTATGCATAGCGGTACACCAGAGTATGAAGAAGAATCTAGACGTTAtgcaagaaggaaagagaaaaaacataaacgagagaaaaagaagaaaagaagtttgAGTCCTTCATCTAGtattggaaaaaagaagaaaagaaaatctaaacGATGCTCTCACAGCCTTAGTCCTCATCATATAActgaagaaattataattagtCCAGATCATGAAAAACCAGTTGAAAATTGGTCTGAATCCCCACCTTTACCTTTGAAGGATAGTACTTCTCCTATATCACCTGCTACTCCTCAGGAGCAAAGATGTCTTAGCGATGTAGAACTTGAATTATTAAGGCAACCTAGGAATGTTACGCCTCCACCTCTTTCACCTGTTCGGCAAACAGAATCACCGCATACACCATTATTACCACCTAGAGCAACAACGCCAATAGGTAACAAAACAAGTGCATCTACAAGAAAGCATAGTCCAGAGAGACAGAAGCATAGTCCCAACATGCATACAAGACATAGTCCTGCTAGTCCCAATGCAACAACCAGTTCAACTCGTAGACGTCCTCACAGTCCTAGTCCAGCAAGACGTAGAGATCATAGCCCGCCACGAAGAAGAGATTTTAGTCCAATGTTGCATAGAACGAGACATAGTCCTAGTCCATCAACATTAAGACGACGAGAATTTAGTCCAAGTCCTGTGAGTCATAGAAGAAGAGGGGGTGATCCTCCTACCTCTCCTTCTGCAAGTAAACGTagaaggaaggagggaggATCTGATCGAAGGTATAGACATCATGAAAAAGACAGAAGggacaaaagaaaatcaagatCAATTAGAAGTCCTACTGGCAGCAG gtTAACTCTTCCACTTTCTCGATCAAGATCTCGTAGTCTTGGACGATGGACTAGAAAAATTCAATCGCGTTCAAGATCGCGTTCACGAAGAAGAAGTCGAAGTCCTAAGAAATCACGTTCTCCTAGCAAATCTCATAAATCGTCGAGAAAGCATAAATCAAAAAGCCCACGTCCGTCGAGGATTCCTTCTCCATCTCCGCATAGATCAAGAGCCAGAAGCCCAACAAGTATTACTGCAAGAAATCTTAGGGTGCAAGCAAAAATTAGTGAAACTAGTTTGTTTGCGGAACttgtaaaagatagaaatatgaGAGAATTAGCATATAAAAAGCTACAAGCAGCAAAGGAGAAAGCTGTCAATCAAGATGAAGTTCAAATTATAGAAGGCACAGATGAGAAAGATTCAAGTACTGGCGTATCTGAAAATAAGTCTAACTTTGATAACAAAAGCAAATCTTTAGGTTACAAGGATCCATCAAAATCGTCGAATGAAACCATAAAATCTgttgatattattaacattcCAGTTCCGGTCAcagaagataataatttagCAGGAAGAACTCCACCTTTACCGATACTCTCGACACATAGTACACCTTCAAATCCTATGCCAAGGACCAGTGCACCATCTCACACCATTGTGCGTACATCACCTACAATGTCTGTATCCAACAATTGCCatgctactattactattacgaaTAGTCCGAGCATTCCAGCTAATATGAGTGCACAGGCTCCACCACTGCCTCAACCTGAGACTAGAAATACATCAGGCTTGTCACATGTACCTGTACCAGTGCCTATTCCTGTACCAGTACCATCAACAGTTCTTGCAAATTTATCAGTTCCTCCACCACCTATTCCTATTCCAGTTCCAGCACCAAATACAGTTATGTCCAAATTTAATTCACCAAATAATTTAGTTCCTTTGAAATCCGTGGATCCGCCAAAGCCGCCTATCGTAGCGTTTAAGACAAAAAGTTTATCAAGATTACCTTTACCACCTGGTATTAATCAGAACGATTTGGAGAATATAGATTCACCTCCTAGTCATTCTCCAAGTCCACCCAGTAAAGCACAAATGAAATTCCCATCTTCAACTCCAAAACCACCGCAGAAGAAGAGCATCAAAGATTTACCAATGCCACCAG tCGTTCCTGGATCTGAGGATTTGAGCGGAGAAGAAGATCCAAATGCGACACCTCCACAACATGTGATCGAACGTGTTACTCCAAAACCGAAATTGAAGAGgccaaaaatattaaaaagaagaggtTCACGAAATTGTCACACTCCTATGTCTGCCTCTGGTGGAAAGGATTGGGGCGAGCGTTGCGTCGATGTGTTTGAAGTAATTGCACAGATTGGAGAAGGCACTTATGGCCAAGTGTATAAAGCTCAAGATAAGCGAGCAGGTGTACTTGTTGCCTTAAAGAAAGTTCgcttagaaaatgaaaaagaaggttTTCCTATAACAGCGGTCcgcgagataaaaatattgagaCAATTAAATCACAAAAACATTGTTAATCTTCGAGAAATAGTGACTGATAAGCAAGATGCTTTAGATTTTAGAAAG gaCAAAGgatcattttatttagtttttgaATATATGGATCACGATTTAATGGGACTCCTAGAATCTGGCATGgttgattttaatgaaatgaatAATGCCAGTATCATGAAGCAATTATTAGATGGACTTAATTACTGTCACAGCAAAAATTTCTTACATAGAGATATCAAATGttctaatatattaatgaataataa AGGAGAAGTGAAACTAGCTGATTTCGGATTAGCGAGGCTTTATAATGCGGAAGATCGACAAAGACCATATACAAATAAAGTTATTACGTTATGGTACAGACCACCTGAGTTATTATTGGGCGAAGAACGATACGGGCCTGCTATTGATGTTTGGAGTTGTGGTTGTATTTTGGGAGAATTGTTTTCTAAAAAACCTTTATTTCAG GCAAATGTAGAAATGATGCAATTAGAAATGATTTCCCGAATTTGTGGTACACCTACTCCAGCTGTTTGGCCGTCTGTCATAAAATTACCCTTATGGCATACGCTTAAACCAAAAAGGTCACATAGACGACGTTTAAGAGAAGAGTTTTCTTTTATGCCTGCACCAGCATTAGATCTTCTGGATAAAATGTTGGAGTTAGATCCTGAAAAACGAATAACAGCAGCTGATGCATTGAAAAGTAATTGGTTGAAAAATGTCCAACCTGAGCA GATGCCAGCACCTCAGTTGCCAACATGGCAGGATTGTCATGAATTGTGGAGCAAAAAGCGAAAACGTCAGTTACGGGATCAACATGAGAGCTCTGCGGGAAGAATGCCTCTTCTTACTCTTCCAAATAGAGGAGGCCCTCATAGGGCCATTGAAGATATATCAGACGTTGGAGG GTCTTCTAAACGGTTGAAGATGGAAGCAGGCTACAATTCTCATGCAAATCGTCTTAATACAGAATCTCATTATGGGGGAGATGGATTATTTAATCAGAGTGGTCCTTTTTTGGTTTCTCCATCATCATACTACTATAATAGCTCTCCATCAATGAAAGTATCTAATAATCCAAAAGGAGATATCACTTCACACATCACAGAAGGAAATGCAGAAAATACTCTTGCACGAAAACTTAGCATTCTCACAAATGCCTTAAATCAAGGGAAGCCAATTCGTGTTGATGATCTGATGTCATTGCGATCAGACAACGAG ACTGATCCAAAAGTAGTGCAACTGTTAGGAGATCTGCATGCTGAACTACGCCTTGCAGGAAATACAAGGCCAAGCGGGCAACTGGAATCTCATATTCCTATATTGAATCCACCTTCTATAg aTAAAAAGATGGTTCCAGTAGGAAGTTTCGATGCACATGCTGTATATGCAGGTGACGATGCAGTAAGTTCTGGTAGATGGTCACAACTGGCAACAATCGGTGTACGCAGTGCTCTGTCTGCACTTATGTCATGTTATGGTTTGGAAACTTGTAATCCTTCCCCTTCTATCACTCGACCCCCAGGTAAATTATCAACCAACCTGGAACATAACCTATTCCACCCCTCAACTTCCTCTTAA
- the LOC127062983 gene encoding cyclin-dependent kinase 12 isoform X4 — MPSSRDIERGERNGRFRSRRRSSAGSDVNRHSFESSDKSRHRRHGKSKSSGKKKKKRSRDKSVESVPTVASSIVKPLVEYSDVSSEDLSEPEAGEIQSEDSRGNSYTDGDVPETVLQRRYYRSSPQRTLGASPISLSPSPPVQHRHSNRHYSSNEQQPATSMHSGTPEYEEESRRYARRKEKKHKREKKKKRSLSPSSSIGKKKKRKSKRCSHSLSPHHITEEIIISPDHEKPVENWSESPPLPLKDSTSPISPATPQEQRCLSDVELELLRQPRNVTPPPLSPVRQTESPHTPLLPPRATTPIGNKTSASTRKHSPERQKHSPNMHTRHSPASPNATTSSTRRRPHSPSPARRRDHSPPRRRDFSPMLHRTRHSPSPSTLRRREFSPSPVSHRRRGGDPPTSPSASKRRRKEGGSDRRYRHHEKDRRDKRKSRSIRSPTGSRLTLPLSRSRSRSLGRWTRKIQSRSRSRSRRRSRSPKKSRSPSKSHKSSRKHKSKSPRPSRIPSPSPHRSRARSPTSITARNLRVQAKISETSLFAELVKDRNMRELAYKKLQAAKEKAVNQDEVQIIEGTDEKDSSTGVSENKSNFDNKSKSLGYKDPSKSSNETIKSVDIINIPVPVTEDNNLAGRTPPLPILSTHSTPSNPMPRTSAPSHTIVRTSPTMSVSNNCHATITITNSPSIPANMSAQAPPLPQPETRNTSGLSHVPVPVPIPVPVPSTVLANLSVPPPPIPIPVPAPNTVMSKFNSPNNLVPLKSVDPPKPPIVAFKTKSLSRLPLPPGINQNDLENIDSPPSHSPSPPSKAQMKFPSSTPKPPQKKSIKDLPMPPVVPGSEDLSGEEDPNATPPQHVIERVTPKPKLKRPKILKRRGSRNCHTPMSASGGKDWGERCVDVFEVIAQIGEGTYGQVYKAQDKRAGVLVALKKVRLENEKEGFPITAVREIKILRQLNHKNIVNLREIVTDKQDALDFRKDKGSFYLVFEYMDHDLMGLLESGMVDFNEMNNASIMKQLLDGLNYCHSKNFLHRDIKCSNILMNNKGEVKLADFGLARLYNAEDRQRPYTNKVITLWYRPPELLLGEERYGPAIDVWSCGCILGELFSKKPLFQVKANVEMMQLEMISRICGTPTPAVWPSVIKLPLWHTLKPKRSHRRRLREEFSFMPAPALDLLDKMLELDPEKRITAADALKSNWLKNVQPEQMPAPQLPTWQDCHELWSKKRKRQLRDQHESSAGRMPLLTLPNRGGPHRAIEDISDVGGSELGE; from the exons ATGCCTAGCAGTCGTGACATCGAAAGAGGAGAACGTAATGGGAGATTTCGATCAAGGAGGAGAAGTAGTGCAGGCAGTGATGTAAATCGTCATAGCTTTGAAAGCTCCGATAAAAGCAGACATAGACGGCATGGCAAGAGTAAAAGTTCtggcaaaaagaagaagaagaggtcaCGTGACAAATCTGTAGAAAGTGTACCGACTGTAGCTTCTTCTATTGTGAAACCATTGGTGGAATACTCTGATGTAAGTAGCGAAGATTTATCAGAACCAGAAGCAGGAGAAATTCAATCAGAGGATAGCAGAGGTAATAGTTATACGGATGGAGATGTACCTGAAACAGTTCTGCAAAGGAGGTATTACAGAAGTAGTCCTCAACGAACTCTTGGAGCATCACCAATTAGTCTTTCACCTTCTCCTCCAGTACAGCATAGACATTCTAACAGACATTATTCATCAAATGAACAACAACCCGCAACAAGTATGCATAGCGGTACACCAGAGTATGAAGAAGAATCTAGACGTTAtgcaagaaggaaagagaaaaaacataaacgagagaaaaagaagaaaagaagtttgAGTCCTTCATCTAGtattggaaaaaagaagaaaagaaaatctaaacGATGCTCTCACAGCCTTAGTCCTCATCATATAActgaagaaattataattagtCCAGATCATGAAAAACCAGTTGAAAATTGGTCTGAATCCCCACCTTTACCTTTGAAGGATAGTACTTCTCCTATATCACCTGCTACTCCTCAGGAGCAAAGATGTCTTAGCGATGTAGAACTTGAATTATTAAGGCAACCTAGGAATGTTACGCCTCCACCTCTTTCACCTGTTCGGCAAACAGAATCACCGCATACACCATTATTACCACCTAGAGCAACAACGCCAATAGGTAACAAAACAAGTGCATCTACAAGAAAGCATAGTCCAGAGAGACAGAAGCATAGTCCCAACATGCATACAAGACATAGTCCTGCTAGTCCCAATGCAACAACCAGTTCAACTCGTAGACGTCCTCACAGTCCTAGTCCAGCAAGACGTAGAGATCATAGCCCGCCACGAAGAAGAGATTTTAGTCCAATGTTGCATAGAACGAGACATAGTCCTAGTCCATCAACATTAAGACGACGAGAATTTAGTCCAAGTCCTGTGAGTCATAGAAGAAGAGGGGGTGATCCTCCTACCTCTCCTTCTGCAAGTAAACGTagaaggaaggagggaggATCTGATCGAAGGTATAGACATCATGAAAAAGACAGAAGggacaaaagaaaatcaagatCAATTAGAAGTCCTACTGGCAGCAG gtTAACTCTTCCACTTTCTCGATCAAGATCTCGTAGTCTTGGACGATGGACTAGAAAAATTCAATCGCGTTCAAGATCGCGTTCACGAAGAAGAAGTCGAAGTCCTAAGAAATCACGTTCTCCTAGCAAATCTCATAAATCGTCGAGAAAGCATAAATCAAAAAGCCCACGTCCGTCGAGGATTCCTTCTCCATCTCCGCATAGATCAAGAGCCAGAAGCCCAACAAGTATTACTGCAAGAAATCTTAGGGTGCAAGCAAAAATTAGTGAAACTAGTTTGTTTGCGGAACttgtaaaagatagaaatatgaGAGAATTAGCATATAAAAAGCTACAAGCAGCAAAGGAGAAAGCTGTCAATCAAGATGAAGTTCAAATTATAGAAGGCACAGATGAGAAAGATTCAAGTACTGGCGTATCTGAAAATAAGTCTAACTTTGATAACAAAAGCAAATCTTTAGGTTACAAGGATCCATCAAAATCGTCGAATGAAACCATAAAATCTgttgatattattaacattcCAGTTCCGGTCAcagaagataataatttagCAGGAAGAACTCCACCTTTACCGATACTCTCGACACATAGTACACCTTCAAATCCTATGCCAAGGACCAGTGCACCATCTCACACCATTGTGCGTACATCACCTACAATGTCTGTATCCAACAATTGCCatgctactattactattacgaaTAGTCCGAGCATTCCAGCTAATATGAGTGCACAGGCTCCACCACTGCCTCAACCTGAGACTAGAAATACATCAGGCTTGTCACATGTACCTGTACCAGTGCCTATTCCTGTACCAGTACCATCAACAGTTCTTGCAAATTTATCAGTTCCTCCACCACCTATTCCTATTCCAGTTCCAGCACCAAATACAGTTATGTCCAAATTTAATTCACCAAATAATTTAGTTCCTTTGAAATCCGTGGATCCGCCAAAGCCGCCTATCGTAGCGTTTAAGACAAAAAGTTTATCAAGATTACCTTTACCACCTGGTATTAATCAGAACGATTTGGAGAATATAGATTCACCTCCTAGTCATTCTCCAAGTCCACCCAGTAAAGCACAAATGAAATTCCCATCTTCAACTCCAAAACCACCGCAGAAGAAGAGCATCAAAGATTTACCAATGCCACCAG tCGTTCCTGGATCTGAGGATTTGAGCGGAGAAGAAGATCCAAATGCGACACCTCCACAACATGTGATCGAACGTGTTACTCCAAAACCGAAATTGAAGAGgccaaaaatattaaaaagaagaggtTCACGAAATTGTCACACTCCTATGTCTGCCTCTGGTGGAAAGGATTGGGGCGAGCGTTGCGTCGATGTGTTTGAAGTAATTGCACAGATTGGAGAAGGCACTTATGGCCAAGTGTATAAAGCTCAAGATAAGCGAGCAGGTGTACTTGTTGCCTTAAAGAAAGTTCgcttagaaaatgaaaaagaaggttTTCCTATAACAGCGGTCcgcgagataaaaatattgagaCAATTAAATCACAAAAACATTGTTAATCTTCGAGAAATAGTGACTGATAAGCAAGATGCTTTAGATTTTAGAAAG gaCAAAGgatcattttatttagtttttgaATATATGGATCACGATTTAATGGGACTCCTAGAATCTGGCATGgttgattttaatgaaatgaatAATGCCAGTATCATGAAGCAATTATTAGATGGACTTAATTACTGTCACAGCAAAAATTTCTTACATAGAGATATCAAATGttctaatatattaatgaataataa AGGAGAAGTGAAACTAGCTGATTTCGGATTAGCGAGGCTTTATAATGCGGAAGATCGACAAAGACCATATACAAATAAAGTTATTACGTTATGGTACAGACCACCTGAGTTATTATTGGGCGAAGAACGATACGGGCCTGCTATTGATGTTTGGAGTTGTGGTTGTATTTTGGGAGAATTGTTTTCTAAAAAACCTTTATTTCAGGTGAAG GCAAATGTAGAAATGATGCAATTAGAAATGATTTCCCGAATTTGTGGTACACCTACTCCAGCTGTTTGGCCGTCTGTCATAAAATTACCCTTATGGCATACGCTTAAACCAAAAAGGTCACATAGACGACGTTTAAGAGAAGAGTTTTCTTTTATGCCTGCACCAGCATTAGATCTTCTGGATAAAATGTTGGAGTTAGATCCTGAAAAACGAATAACAGCAGCTGATGCATTGAAAAGTAATTGGTTGAAAAATGTCCAACCTGAGCA GATGCCAGCACCTCAGTTGCCAACATGGCAGGATTGTCATGAATTGTGGAGCAAAAAGCGAAAACGTCAGTTACGGGATCAACATGAGAGCTCTGCGGGAAGAATGCCTCTTCTTACTCTTCCAAATAGAGGAGGCCCTCATAGGGCCATTGAAGATATATCAGACGTTGGAGG gTCAGAACTCGGCGAATGA